One Qipengyuania gaetbuli genomic region harbors:
- the nusG gene encoding transcription termination/antitermination protein NusG — MSAAGDANGHCWYAVQAKPRREGLAIWHLERQGFAAYCPMIARGKLVRGRSVQVTEPLFPGYLFVGLAADRAQWRSVNGTIGVIRLVTTGADPAPVPVGFVERLRELEQSGGFAGFAEELQPGDEVRIVGGPFDDLCGELVKAAGSERVVVLLKLLSGETPVTLPRASLVAA, encoded by the coding sequence GTGAGCGCTGCCGGCGATGCAAACGGCCACTGCTGGTACGCCGTCCAGGCCAAGCCGCGCCGCGAGGGGCTCGCCATCTGGCATCTCGAACGGCAGGGCTTTGCTGCCTACTGCCCGATGATCGCCCGCGGCAAGCTGGTGCGCGGCAGGAGCGTGCAGGTCACAGAGCCGCTGTTTCCGGGTTATCTCTTCGTGGGCCTCGCCGCGGACCGCGCACAGTGGCGCTCGGTCAACGGGACCATCGGTGTTATCCGCCTCGTGACCACCGGGGCCGACCCCGCGCCTGTTCCCGTGGGCTTCGTCGAGCGGTTGAGGGAGCTTGAGCAGAGCGGCGGCTTTGCCGGATTTGCAGAGGAGCTGCAGCCCGGAGACGAGGTGCGCATCGTGGGTGGGCCGTTCGACGACCTGTGCGGCGAGCTCGTCAAGGCGGCGGGAAGCGAGCGTGTCGTGGTTCTGCTGAAGCTTCTGTCGGGTGAGACCCCCGTGACCCTCCCGCGGGCGAGCCTCGTGGCCGCCTGA
- a CDS encoding MarR family EPS-associated transcriptional regulator produces the protein MAGVARVLAHGTGRQAGKSRFPSGAVAMQPPASHQPQPALSEREALDCEILYLLEEQPGITQRELARRMGVSLGRTNYCLKALAARGWLKLERFRLSSEKGRYVYVLTPGGLAERGRLAGQFLTRKRAEYDYLKTQIARLERDIEGRAG, from the coding sequence ATGGCGGGCGTTGCCCGTGTCCTTGCCCACGGCACCGGCCGGCAAGCGGGAAAATCTCGCTTCCCGTCCGGTGCGGTAGCCATGCAGCCCCCTGCTTCCCATCAGCCGCAGCCGGCCCTGAGCGAGCGCGAGGCGCTCGACTGCGAGATACTTTACCTGCTCGAGGAGCAGCCGGGCATCACGCAGCGCGAACTGGCGAGGCGCATGGGGGTGAGCTTGGGCCGCACCAATTACTGCCTCAAGGCGCTAGCCGCGCGCGGCTGGCTCAAGCTTGAGCGCTTTCGTCTCTCGAGCGAGAAGGGGCGCTATGTCTACGTGCTGACGCCAGGAGGGCTCGCTGAGCGCGGCCGGCTGGCCGGGCAGTTCCTTACCCGCAAGCGCGCCGAGTATGACTACTTGAAGACGCAGATCGCGCGCCTTGAGCGGGATATCGAGGGGCGGGCAGGGTGA
- a CDS encoding GNAT family N-acetyltransferase translates to MTALNFFSRIEGRNLVLRLIELEDAPYVYGLRMNPAYNRHLSPVSGSVADQREWIANYKTREADRRELYYVIERRNGAPCGTVRLYDIGNESFTWGSWILDHNKPPKAALESAILSFGLGFRELGCKIANIDVRLGNTKAEAFYRRLSMRELGQNERDMFFAYDRETFEADLPMYKNIIQRASRI, encoded by the coding sequence GTGACGGCATTGAATTTTTTCTCTCGCATAGAAGGTCGCAATCTAGTTCTTCGACTGATCGAGCTGGAGGATGCGCCATATGTCTATGGGCTGCGCATGAATCCGGCCTACAATCGCCATTTATCTCCCGTCTCCGGATCAGTCGCCGATCAGCGCGAGTGGATTGCGAACTATAAAACGCGCGAAGCTGATCGTCGCGAATTGTATTACGTGATTGAGCGCCGGAATGGGGCGCCCTGTGGAACCGTGAGATTGTACGATATCGGGAATGAGAGCTTCACTTGGGGGAGCTGGATACTTGATCATAACAAGCCACCAAAAGCGGCCTTGGAAAGCGCGATATTATCCTTTGGGTTGGGTTTTAGGGAGTTGGGTTGCAAAATTGCGAATATCGACGTGCGCTTGGGCAATACTAAGGCTGAAGCCTTCTATCGCCGACTCTCTATGAGGGAGTTAGGTCAAAATGAGCGGGATATGTTCTTTGCTTATGATCGCGAAACTTTTGAGGCCGACTTACCTATGTATAAAAACATCATTCAGAGAGCATCACGCATATGA
- a CDS encoding sugar 3,4-ketoisomerase gives MTQARGFVREIELPQIHDPRGDLTFVEGGNHLPFDIRRVYYLYNVPVDAKRGGHAHKELEQVVFALSGSFRIKIDDGTSRSEYWLRDPRKGLHISRLVWREMDSFSQGAVCMVLASLPYDEADYFRCYEEFRAAVSREMR, from the coding sequence ATGACCCAAGCTCGAGGCTTCGTCCGTGAAATCGAGTTACCGCAAATCCATGATCCTCGTGGTGATCTGACTTTCGTTGAGGGGGGGAATCATCTGCCGTTCGATATTCGGCGAGTCTATTACCTGTACAATGTTCCGGTCGACGCGAAGCGAGGCGGTCATGCCCACAAAGAACTTGAACAGGTGGTTTTCGCTCTATCTGGAAGTTTTCGGATAAAGATCGACGATGGCACTTCCCGCTCCGAATATTGGCTCAGAGATCCGCGCAAGGGTTTGCACATAAGTCGTCTTGTCTGGAGAGAAATGGATAGTTTCAGCCAAGGGGCGGTTTGCATGGTGCTTGCGTCGCTTCCCTACGATGAGGCCGATTATTTTCGGTGTTATGAAGAATTCAGAGCTGCTGTATCGAGAGAAATGCGGTGA
- a CDS encoding DegT/DnrJ/EryC1/StrS family aminotransferase — MIPFLDLGAAYRELKLEIDAAVHRVLDSGWYILGPEVEAFEAEWADYCGANHAVGVANGLDALTLALRALNIGLGDEVIVPSNTYIASWLSITSVGAVPVPVEPDPATYNIDPSRIASAITSRTRAIMPVHLYGQPADMDPILEIAREYGLRVIEDGAQAHGARYKGRRIGAHGDIVCWSFYPGKNLGALGDGGAITTNQADLSERISALRNYGSRIKYVNDEVGVNSRLDPIQAAVLRVKLKVLDDWTGRRSAIASRYNERLADSDLILPHVPRWAEPVWHLYVVRTDEREKLQAKLEANGIGALIHYPIPPHMQAAYSGLGFSAGAYPLARQLASEALSIPIGPQLSDDDCEAVIAALL, encoded by the coding sequence GTGATTCCCTTTCTCGATCTGGGGGCGGCTTATCGAGAACTGAAGCTCGAAATCGATGCGGCGGTCCACCGCGTACTCGATAGCGGATGGTACATCCTCGGACCTGAAGTTGAGGCATTCGAGGCAGAATGGGCTGACTATTGTGGAGCCAACCACGCAGTCGGAGTGGCCAATGGCCTTGATGCGCTAACGCTTGCTTTGCGTGCACTGAATATTGGACTAGGAGACGAGGTAATCGTCCCCTCGAATACCTATATTGCCTCTTGGCTTTCCATAACCTCGGTTGGTGCTGTCCCGGTGCCCGTTGAACCCGATCCGGCTACCTACAATATCGATCCCTCGCGCATCGCATCTGCTATCACTTCGCGGACACGGGCTATTATGCCCGTCCACCTCTACGGGCAGCCTGCGGATATGGACCCAATCCTTGAAATTGCCCGCGAGTATGGCCTGCGCGTTATAGAAGACGGTGCACAAGCCCATGGTGCGCGCTACAAGGGGCGCCGGATCGGTGCTCATGGCGACATAGTTTGCTGGAGCTTCTATCCTGGGAAGAACCTTGGTGCGCTCGGCGATGGCGGGGCAATCACGACAAATCAGGCTGATCTTTCGGAGCGCATATCCGCGCTGCGAAACTACGGCAGTCGCATCAAGTACGTTAATGATGAAGTGGGCGTGAATTCTCGCCTTGATCCTATTCAGGCTGCTGTCCTGCGAGTGAAGCTGAAGGTTCTCGACGATTGGACAGGTCGACGATCGGCGATCGCATCCCGATACAACGAAAGACTAGCCGATTCAGACTTGATTCTGCCGCATGTGCCCCGTTGGGCAGAGCCAGTCTGGCATCTTTATGTCGTGCGAACGGATGAGCGAGAAAAGCTCCAGGCCAAGCTGGAAGCCAATGGTATTGGGGCCTTGATTCATTATCCGATCCCACCCCACATGCAGGCCGCATACAGCGGCTTAGGGTTTTCTGCTGGCGCCTATCCCCTTGCGCGCCAACTCGCGTCAGAGGCCCTTAGCATTCCGATCGGGCCGCAGCTGTCGGACGATGACTGTGAAGCCGTCATCGCGGCTTTGCTCTAG
- a CDS encoding oligosaccharide flippase family protein yields the protein MKTPGPLRAILIVGGSQVTNIFISIARIKLVAVLLGPTGIGLLGLFNNIKEVGGTAGGLGMTASGVRQVAQDAHNIEAQSKTRTLLLMSLTIQGGLSALVIWLFREQIASRVFADEISPQTLGVIAVAVWLGVVASAMTTIIQAMRRIAELVRVTVYGALVGTVLGLIPVLIWGQRGLPFLVLGLASGQLLAAIWFTRRIDLPRAAFKSSFRAQIVNWWGMVRLGLAFMFGALLTASTLLMVRAIVQERLGLEILGQFEAAWALTITYLGFVLNAMAADYFPRLSGAVHDAKASTAMVNEQLQLSLILGGPLILFTIGLAPLVLLVLYSSQFSDAAELLQIMTLGNILKLGSWAIGFTVVAKGRGGLFILLECVFNALFVVLVWWQLDNFGTQAIGGAFVIAYGVHLAATWVAAIHLIGFKLEKASLYLLASYLVAAIALLFIARAAPKAGGVASCFVAALGIVLGLRFLIKTRGDSSSIAIRIEQAFSRIGWDIKSR from the coding sequence ATGAAGACGCCAGGTCCTCTTCGCGCCATCCTCATCGTCGGCGGTTCGCAGGTGACGAACATCTTCATATCGATAGCTAGAATAAAGCTCGTTGCCGTTCTTTTGGGCCCCACAGGAATTGGTCTCTTGGGCCTGTTTAACAATATCAAGGAAGTTGGCGGAACAGCTGGTGGCCTAGGGATGACCGCAAGTGGTGTGCGTCAGGTCGCTCAGGATGCACACAATATCGAAGCGCAATCTAAAACGCGCACTTTGCTTCTTATGAGCCTCACTATTCAAGGCGGTTTATCCGCCTTGGTAATCTGGCTCTTCCGAGAACAAATAGCATCTAGGGTCTTCGCAGATGAGATAAGCCCCCAAACTCTCGGTGTCATAGCTGTAGCCGTGTGGCTAGGTGTGGTCGCTTCGGCAATGACGACGATTATCCAAGCGATGCGGCGGATTGCAGAGCTGGTTAGAGTTACCGTCTACGGCGCTTTAGTAGGTACTGTACTAGGATTGATCCCAGTTCTGATTTGGGGGCAGCGAGGCCTCCCATTCCTCGTACTCGGTTTGGCTTCTGGCCAGCTCCTGGCTGCAATTTGGTTCACACGGAGGATCGACCTACCAAGGGCCGCCTTCAAATCGTCATTCCGCGCCCAGATTGTGAACTGGTGGGGAATGGTCAGGCTAGGACTCGCCTTCATGTTTGGCGCGCTCCTCACGGCCTCCACCCTGCTGATGGTGCGCGCTATCGTTCAAGAGCGGCTCGGACTGGAAATTCTCGGACAATTTGAGGCAGCTTGGGCCTTGACCATAACTTATCTGGGATTTGTCCTGAACGCGATGGCCGCCGACTATTTTCCGCGTCTCAGCGGCGCGGTGCATGACGCAAAGGCATCGACTGCCATGGTGAATGAACAGCTCCAGCTTTCACTCATCCTCGGCGGGCCTCTCATTCTTTTCACCATCGGTCTTGCACCGCTCGTCTTGCTCGTCCTGTATTCGTCTCAATTCAGCGACGCGGCCGAGCTGTTGCAGATCATGACGCTAGGCAACATTCTGAAGCTCGGATCATGGGCAATCGGATTCACCGTAGTAGCAAAAGGCCGAGGCGGCTTGTTCATTCTGCTCGAATGCGTCTTCAATGCGCTTTTTGTCGTCCTTGTATGGTGGCAGCTCGATAATTTTGGAACTCAGGCAATAGGGGGGGCTTTCGTCATAGCCTACGGGGTCCACCTTGCAGCGACTTGGGTCGCTGCCATTCACCTCATTGGGTTCAAACTGGAAAAAGCGTCATTGTATCTGTTGGCCTCGTATCTAGTCGCGGCGATCGCGCTGCTATTTATAGCCAGAGCGGCGCCCAAAGCGGGAGGGGTGGCGTCCTGCTTTGTAGCGGCATTAGGAATTGTCCTAGGATTGAGATTTTTGATTAAAACTAGAGGCGATTCAAGTTCGATCGCGATACGTATCGAGCAGGCTTTTTCTCGGATAGGCTGGGATATCAAATCGAGATGA
- a CDS encoding glycosyltransferase: protein MPLVSIIMPAYNHAPYVREALQSVASQTYPNIELIVIDDGSADSTPQIIGETLAEFEREMRIEYHKQKNVGVCATLNRALSLARGEFVQFIASDDVYLSEMTARTVEALRRASPEVAAVYSDGYIIDEKSRRRAVFSDIYPVPISKNVRRELFIANWIPAMGILYRRRALVELNGFDPDLKFEDWDLLLRLTQRNQVERIPEKLFLYRVHSTNMTRDTAIMMETTDALARKHADLAKFKHFKQEIRRNPAAAILRNPSQIDLLLRLASRRLLTNRGIQGESLAAGALTLLKLIAGRAASTTRAGLYRLAGLRLGRRSKVRGRLTLQGNKRNLVIGEGVIFEGDAEFILPRGRGQGRVEIGDNSVIAHGAHFHCLAGTLLVGPSCYVGRNSVLQSNGDLEIGAWTMIAALAGVYASNHVTSSDRQPFWRQGNKFSGIIIGENCWISHGAVVADGANLGDGSIIGPNVVVRGTHAPKSRIIS from the coding sequence ATGCCACTCGTAAGTATTATTATGCCTGCCTACAATCACGCGCCTTATGTCCGAGAGGCGCTGCAGAGTGTGGCTTCCCAGACATATCCAAATATTGAGTTGATCGTTATCGATGACGGTTCAGCGGACAGCACACCTCAGATTATTGGAGAAACCCTAGCCGAATTCGAACGCGAGATGCGAATCGAATATCACAAGCAAAAGAACGTTGGGGTTTGCGCGACCCTTAACAGGGCACTGAGCCTTGCCCGTGGGGAATTCGTTCAATTTATTGCCAGTGACGACGTCTATCTATCGGAAATGACCGCGCGTACTGTAGAGGCCTTGAGGCGAGCTTCGCCGGAGGTCGCCGCGGTCTACAGTGATGGATATATCATTGATGAGAAGTCGCGGCGCCGGGCCGTTTTCAGTGATATATACCCTGTACCTATAAGCAAGAACGTAAGGCGCGAGCTTTTCATTGCGAATTGGATACCAGCAATGGGCATCCTTTATCGCCGCAGGGCCTTGGTTGAGCTGAATGGATTCGATCCAGACTTGAAGTTCGAGGACTGGGACTTGCTGCTACGGCTGACGCAACGAAATCAAGTGGAGAGAATTCCTGAGAAGCTTTTCCTCTACCGAGTTCATTCAACAAACATGACCCGTGATACCGCGATCATGATGGAGACTACGGACGCGTTGGCTAGGAAGCATGCTGACCTTGCAAAGTTTAAGCACTTCAAGCAGGAAATTCGGCGGAATCCTGCAGCTGCAATTCTGCGCAATCCTTCCCAAATCGATTTGCTTCTTCGATTGGCATCCCGGCGCCTCCTCACAAACCGAGGCATTCAAGGGGAGAGCTTGGCAGCCGGAGCGCTGACTCTGCTAAAGTTGATCGCTGGCAGAGCCGCCTCCACTACGCGAGCTGGATTGTACCGCTTGGCTGGGCTTCGCCTTGGACGACGCAGCAAAGTTAGGGGCCGCCTCACGTTACAAGGCAACAAGCGCAATCTTGTAATCGGAGAAGGCGTTATATTCGAAGGCGATGCTGAGTTCATTTTGCCAAGAGGCCGTGGCCAAGGTCGAGTCGAGATTGGCGACAACTCAGTTATCGCACACGGTGCTCACTTCCATTGCTTGGCAGGGACACTGCTGGTTGGACCCTCATGTTACGTCGGGCGAAATTCCGTCCTACAGTCGAATGGCGACCTAGAGATCGGCGCGTGGACAATGATTGCGGCGCTGGCAGGAGTCTACGCAAGTAACCACGTGACATCCAGCGATAGGCAACCTTTTTGGAGGCAAGGCAACAAGTTCTCCGGTATTATAATCGGTGAAAATTGCTGGATTTCCCATGGGGCAGTCGTGGCTGATGGAGCTAATCTTGGTGATGGTTCAATTATCGGCCCTAATGTGGTGGTGCGAGGGACGCACGCACCAAAAAGTCGTATTATTTCCTGA
- a CDS encoding phosphotransferase — protein MLQPVNWSSGLAKSWSQLMALFGPRSFVGPERINLKGQPDIGTDFGGEAESFAYFTGTSGPHRKSTIQVMDCHGRILGYAKLSRREPVRKFIDREAKLLERIAGLGLVSAVAPEVLVKRSSDSYSLLVTDAAREKRSKAAMPFGDKHLRFLRELHSVTVHEGAQSLLARLKEDVASIEASLDSRWIQRFRHASSTLGSKAPHMLVSLAHGDFTPWNCFELNSKLYVFDWEYAALNYPLGYDQLHFQIAAAQGHSPAKFLNEIQCIIARDWFGGEVAAARLAILLSLVIHAVFYFRRSHDAGDQRLEFEGEQFRGQLIDSLLVRMPK, from the coding sequence ATGCTTCAACCTGTCAACTGGTCGTCCGGACTTGCGAAATCCTGGAGTCAATTGATGGCGCTCTTCGGCCCGCGCTCATTCGTTGGACCGGAGCGGATAAACTTGAAAGGGCAGCCGGACATCGGCACGGACTTTGGCGGAGAGGCAGAAAGCTTCGCTTATTTCACCGGCACTTCTGGGCCTCACCGGAAGTCAACGATCCAGGTAATGGATTGCCACGGGCGCATCCTTGGTTATGCGAAGTTATCTCGCCGAGAGCCCGTTCGGAAGTTCATCGACCGCGAGGCCAAGCTCCTAGAAAGGATTGCCGGTCTCGGCCTGGTTTCAGCCGTCGCCCCCGAGGTATTGGTCAAGCGATCTTCCGATTCCTATAGTTTGCTCGTTACCGATGCTGCACGAGAGAAGCGGTCTAAAGCGGCAATGCCTTTCGGTGATAAACACCTGAGGTTCCTGCGCGAGCTGCATTCTGTAACTGTTCATGAGGGCGCTCAGAGCCTGCTCGCAAGACTAAAGGAGGATGTGGCCTCCATTGAGGCGTCCTTGGATTCGCGATGGATCCAGCGATTTCGGCACGCCTCATCCACTCTCGGCTCGAAGGCTCCGCACATGCTGGTGAGCTTGGCGCACGGAGATTTTACTCCGTGGAATTGTTTCGAGCTCAATAGCAAACTCTACGTATTCGATTGGGAGTACGCTGCTCTCAATTACCCATTGGGATACGATCAACTGCACTTTCAAATAGCAGCTGCTCAGGGCCATTCCCCGGCGAAATTTCTGAATGAAATTCAGTGCATTATCGCGCGCGATTGGTTCGGTGGTGAGGTGGCCGCAGCCCGATTGGCGATACTACTTTCCTTGGTCATCCATGCTGTATTCTATTTTCGGCGGTCACACGACGCAGGGGACCAACGCTTAGAGTTTGAAGGTGAGCAATTCCGCGGCCAACTCATCGATAGTCTGCTAGTGCGGATGCCGAAGTGA
- a CDS encoding glycosyltransferase family 2 protein yields the protein MTTLPRVGAVVLTYNSDKDLAGCLQTLVNQEGVDLRIIVVDNNSDASSRAKMIEDFISITRSSVVLRADHIPADFDQGAYFLQNHRNAGYSAGNNIGARFALAIGCDAILVVNPDVRVSNPSYVSRLVEGLGADNSVGIAASQIVNLSGDEENPMAELSFWKEFAWPLTMFSSRDLRKKVEPDTLPRRRFVEKVSGACFMISADAMQKIGFFDENVFLYCEEAILAHQMKDLGLKIAFLGDLSVQHAHEPTEKGDAYRRFAFWSASRRYFHETYSGRSSFERSLLLLSRATLLIALRFRRALSRLRYR from the coding sequence GTGACAACTCTTCCAAGGGTCGGCGCTGTCGTTCTAACCTACAATAGCGACAAGGATTTGGCCGGGTGCCTACAAACTCTGGTCAATCAGGAGGGCGTCGACCTCCGGATCATAGTTGTAGATAATAATTCCGATGCCTCATCCCGCGCAAAGATGATTGAAGACTTCATTTCAATCACACGAAGTAGTGTGGTCTTGCGGGCTGATCATATCCCGGCGGATTTCGATCAGGGCGCCTATTTTCTGCAGAACCACCGAAATGCAGGCTATTCAGCGGGTAACAACATCGGGGCCCGTTTTGCCTTGGCGATCGGTTGTGATGCCATTCTCGTAGTCAACCCTGACGTCAGGGTTTCGAATCCATCCTACGTTTCAAGGCTTGTAGAAGGACTTGGCGCAGATAACTCTGTAGGAATCGCTGCCTCCCAGATTGTTAATCTGAGCGGGGACGAGGAAAACCCTATGGCTGAGCTCTCATTCTGGAAAGAGTTCGCTTGGCCATTGACGATGTTCTCCAGCCGGGACCTGCGGAAGAAGGTCGAACCCGACACCCTTCCTCGAAGGCGTTTTGTCGAAAAGGTTTCCGGCGCATGTTTCATGATTAGTGCTGATGCAATGCAGAAAATTGGTTTCTTTGACGAAAACGTCTTCCTGTATTGCGAGGAAGCCATTCTTGCTCACCAGATGAAAGACCTAGGCCTGAAAATTGCCTTTTTGGGAGACCTTTCCGTACAGCACGCGCATGAACCGACGGAAAAAGGGGACGCCTATCGGCGCTTTGCATTCTGGAGTGCATCTAGGCGGTATTTCCACGAGACATACTCCGGGCGTTCGTCCTTTGAGAGATCTCTTCTCTTGCTTTCGCGAGCAACGCTGCTCATCGCCTTACGGTTCAGGCGCGCGTTGAGCCGACTGAGATACCGGTAA